One genomic window of Methanosarcina acetivorans C2A includes the following:
- a CDS encoding hydantoinase/oxoprolinase family protein produces the protein MNSKIIGLDIGGANTKLASSDGRIVELHYLPLWKNTRLPEVLKEIAKRLKPEEVAVVMTGELADCFEDKEQGIRFIKETVDSAFGSEKVSYINSQGRFQSEADSLRELAAANWAASARLIGEEVGDCIFVDVGSTTSDIIPIISGEHRAGLTDFERLLKSELVYAGTLRTNLAALLEKVKLEKGACRTSSELFATTADAYLILGKIEEAKYTCETADGAGRSRIEAMRRIARLVCADLSEVGEREIYEIAEQIKEKQVSTLAEAIFEVAERNGLNRIVSAGLGEFLIQEAAKRLGFECISVSGRWGEEISKVFPAYAAARLLAAEKSGN, from the coding sequence ATGAATTCAAAAATCATAGGGCTTGATATTGGAGGAGCGAATACCAAACTTGCCTCCTCGGACGGAAGGATCGTAGAACTTCACTACCTGCCTCTCTGGAAAAACACAAGGCTGCCGGAGGTCTTAAAGGAGATTGCAAAAAGGCTGAAGCCTGAAGAGGTAGCTGTTGTGATGACCGGGGAGCTTGCAGACTGTTTTGAAGACAAGGAGCAGGGTATTCGTTTCATAAAAGAAACGGTTGATTCTGCTTTCGGTTCTGAAAAAGTATCATATATAAACAGTCAGGGAAGGTTCCAGAGTGAAGCTGATTCCCTGAGGGAACTTGCGGCTGCAAACTGGGCAGCTTCCGCCCGGTTGATTGGAGAAGAGGTCGGAGATTGTATTTTTGTTGATGTCGGGAGTACCACAAGTGATATCATCCCTATCATATCAGGGGAGCACAGGGCAGGGCTTACGGACTTCGAACGCCTGCTCAAGAGTGAACTCGTATACGCAGGCACCCTCAGGACAAACCTCGCCGCCCTTCTCGAAAAGGTCAAGCTTGAGAAAGGCGCATGTCGGACCTCTTCGGAACTCTTTGCAACGACAGCAGATGCTTACCTCATCCTCGGGAAAATCGAGGAAGCTAAATATACCTGTGAGACGGCTGACGGGGCTGGCAGGAGCAGAATAGAAGCCATGCGCAGGATTGCACGGCTGGTCTGTGCAGACCTTTCGGAGGTAGGGGAAAGGGAAATCTACGAGATTGCAGAGCAGATAAAAGAAAAACAGGTCTCTACCCTGGCTGAAGCGATCTTCGAAGTTGCGGAAAGAAACGGGCTTAACAGGATTGTATCTGCGGGCCTGGGAGAGTTTCTTATTCAGGAAGCTGCAAAAAGGCTAGGATTCGAATGCATTTCGGTTTCCGGGCGCTGGGGAGAAGAAATCTCAAAGGTTTTTCCGGCATACGCTGCTGCCCGCTTGCTGGCAGCCGAAAAATCAGGAAACTGA
- a CDS encoding heat-shock protein: MFENPFVKTLAVAVLMGIFLVDMGLGLFDIFSTRSSPLPLAFVLMIFAVMFIGGMVFYERQGLDTLSSLMGGTLAGFGLSFVFVSLVGGVQFALGGGISTIGWEQVISAVAGCMIAGVVMLKVLSHKLQNHFY; the protein is encoded by the coding sequence TTGTTTGAAAATCCTTTTGTCAAAACCCTCGCTGTTGCGGTTCTTATGGGTATATTCCTTGTTGACATGGGGTTAGGGCTATTTGATATATTTTCTACCAGATCAAGCCCCCTGCCGTTGGCATTTGTACTCATGATCTTTGCTGTTATGTTTATAGGAGGGATGGTCTTCTATGAGAGACAGGGGTTAGATACCCTGAGTTCCCTTATGGGAGGAACACTTGCAGGTTTTGGACTTTCGTTCGTTTTTGTCTCCCTTGTTGGAGGCGTGCAGTTTGCATTGGGAGGAGGAATTTCAACTATTGGATGGGAACAGGTAATTTCAGCAGTTGCAGGCTGCATGATTGCAGGCGTCGTAATGCTTAAAGTACTATCTCATAAACTTCAGAACCACTTTTACTGA
- a CDS encoding PAS domain-containing protein, which produces MGDWKIKSNGLPRKKGEAQKEEAGELEQETSIELQEKIIDPLPSENPNPVLRVEKDGKVLYANRAACFLLEHWGIKDGTELSQTLRQGIRRVLSQKKPENFEISIGEATYALMLYPRPEDEFIDIYGFDISFRVRAEDKLRSQHERLENLVELRTLEYIEANDKLAQEVTERKNIEKTLRNNLQFLETLLDNIPSPVFQRDRNEVYVNCNESFARQIMGLPKELVIGESFSEFQKRVPKELVDIYYKHDRELFDRGGSHYYETKVFCADSASRDFLFHKATYEDSSGEIAGIVGVMLDITQRKEAEKTFRNSEERYRIVAEQTGQLVYDSEAESNKIDWAGAIEELTGYSPEEFSHVDLEGWIAHVHPEDRERAWKSHEKCMENGGRYLEEYRFRRKDGSYFHVEDSGVYLQDNLSRVYRIVGVIKNITERKLARETLERSEERFRVTTEQTGQLVYDYNVEKNHSSWAGAIEELTGYSFEEFQDFTPEVWAQHVHPEDREKALKAHERCIKNGGKYFEEYRLRRKDGSYICVEDGGIYLKAGNGGICRVLGVIKDITERRSAQEKLRESEERFRIAAEQTGQIVFEHDHEENIIKWAGAILDVTGYTVDEFSKFDYVSWEDHIHPEDRERALCELRKFQQTDNKFRIEYRFRKKDGIYIHVEDSGVYQRNEDGSIRRSLGVMKDITGIKLASEKLKESEARYRSFMKNFRGIAFQLGLDFTLILIDGNTEETTGYRREDFLSGKTNWYQLVHPADVGRLFENRNRLVNDPWLLIEHEYRIRHRDGKIRWVREIIQNVFDPSGRKRILQGIIYDISKQKEAEESLAKVEEIRKKEIHHRIKNNLQVISSLLELQAEKFDNLEVLEAFRESQNRVATMAIIHEELYRSRNNETLDFSAYLQKLTADLFHSYLVRKGDVGMQLNIEEIFLGMDTAVPLGIIINELVSNSLKHAFPSGRKGEIYISLCRTDENNENKSISNIINNMDAKSPVDKNIQYMLVISDNGLGFPENVDFTNTSSLGLQLVNILVEQLEGAIELENDSGTKFKIWFKEPCQSSERVTSAKGEIQ; this is translated from the coding sequence ATGGGGGACTGGAAGATTAAAAGTAACGGCTTGCCCAGGAAAAAAGGAGAGGCTCAAAAAGAAGAGGCTGGGGAATTAGAACAGGAAACCTCAATAGAGTTGCAAGAAAAAATAATAGATCCCTTACCTTCGGAGAACCCTAACCCTGTCCTCAGGGTAGAAAAGGATGGAAAGGTGCTTTATGCCAATAGGGCAGCCTGCTTTCTTCTTGAGCACTGGGGCATAAAGGACGGAACCGAACTTTCTCAAACACTTAGGCAAGGTATAAGAAGAGTCCTTTCCCAGAAAAAGCCTGAAAACTTTGAAATCAGCATAGGGGAAGCTACGTATGCTCTGATGCTTTATCCCCGTCCGGAAGATGAGTTCATAGACATTTACGGGTTTGATATAAGCTTCAGGGTCCGGGCTGAAGATAAACTCAGGTCCCAGCATGAAAGGCTGGAAAATCTTGTTGAGCTGAGGACCCTTGAGTATATAGAAGCAAACGATAAACTTGCACAGGAAGTAACCGAAAGAAAAAATATTGAAAAAACCCTGCGGAACAATCTTCAGTTTCTTGAGACACTTCTTGACAACATCCCGAGCCCTGTCTTCCAGAGGGATCGGAATGAGGTTTATGTAAACTGCAACGAGAGTTTTGCAAGGCAAATCATGGGGCTTCCAAAGGAACTGGTCATAGGAGAGTCGTTCTCTGAGTTTCAGAAGAGAGTTCCAAAAGAGCTCGTTGATATCTACTATAAACATGACAGGGAACTTTTTGATAGGGGTGGGAGCCATTACTATGAGACCAAGGTTTTCTGCGCTGACAGCGCAAGCAGAGACTTCCTGTTCCATAAGGCCACTTATGAGGATAGTTCTGGAGAGATTGCCGGAATTGTGGGCGTAATGCTGGATATCACTCAGCGCAAAGAAGCTGAAAAAACTTTCAGGAATAGCGAGGAGAGATACAGGATTGTTGCCGAGCAAACAGGACAGCTCGTTTATGATTCCGAGGCCGAATCGAATAAAATTGACTGGGCTGGGGCAATAGAAGAACTTACAGGCTACAGCCCCGAAGAATTCAGTCACGTAGATCTGGAAGGATGGATAGCACACGTCCATCCCGAAGATCGCGAAAGGGCCTGGAAATCACATGAAAAGTGTATGGAAAACGGGGGGAGATACCTTGAAGAATACAGGTTCAGAAGAAAAGACGGAAGCTACTTCCATGTAGAAGATAGCGGCGTGTATCTTCAGGATAACCTATCCCGGGTTTATCGGATTGTAGGAGTAATAAAAAATATTACGGAAAGAAAACTTGCTAGAGAAACCCTCGAAAGAAGTGAAGAGAGATTCCGCGTTACCACAGAACAGACCGGGCAGCTTGTTTATGATTATAATGTGGAAAAGAACCACAGTTCCTGGGCTGGGGCAATAGAAGAACTTACAGGATATAGCTTTGAAGAGTTTCAGGATTTTACCCCGGAAGTATGGGCTCAGCATGTCCATCCCGAAGACCGGGAAAAGGCATTAAAAGCCCATGAAAGGTGCATTAAAAACGGGGGAAAATATTTCGAAGAATATAGACTCCGAAGAAAAGACGGGAGCTACATCTGCGTTGAAGATGGTGGCATTTACCTGAAAGCTGGGAACGGAGGGATATGCAGAGTTCTTGGGGTAATTAAAGACATAACTGAGAGGAGATCTGCCCAGGAAAAACTTCGGGAAAGTGAAGAGAGGTTCCGGATAGCTGCAGAACAGACCGGGCAGATAGTGTTTGAACATGACCACGAGGAGAATATTATCAAGTGGGCAGGAGCTATCCTAGACGTCACGGGATATACAGTGGACGAGTTTAGCAAATTCGACTACGTTTCATGGGAAGACCATATCCATCCCGAAGATCGCGAAAGAGCCCTTTGTGAACTCAGGAAATTCCAGCAAACAGATAATAAGTTCCGCATTGAATACAGGTTCAGGAAGAAAGATGGGATCTACATTCATGTGGAAGACAGTGGGGTTTACCAGAGAAACGAAGACGGAAGCATTCGCAGGTCTTTAGGTGTAATGAAAGATATTACAGGCATAAAACTGGCTTCTGAAAAACTGAAAGAAAGCGAAGCTCGCTACCGGTCCTTCATGAAAAACTTCCGAGGAATTGCCTTCCAGCTGGGACTTGACTTCACCCTGATCCTCATAGACGGCAATACGGAAGAAACTACGGGTTACCGAAGAGAAGATTTCCTCTCCGGAAAAACCAACTGGTACCAGCTTGTTCATCCTGCCGATGTAGGCAGGCTTTTTGAGAATAGAAACAGATTGGTAAACGACCCCTGGCTCTTAATAGAGCACGAGTACAGAATAAGGCACAGGGATGGAAAAATAAGGTGGGTTCGTGAGATAATCCAGAACGTTTTCGATCCATCGGGAAGAAAGAGAATCCTCCAGGGGATAATCTATGATATTAGCAAGCAAAAAGAAGCTGAAGAATCTCTTGCAAAAGTGGAAGAAATCCGTAAAAAGGAAATACACCACAGGATAAAAAACAACCTGCAGGTAATCTCAAGCCTCCTCGAACTTCAGGCAGAGAAATTTGACAATCTCGAGGTTCTCGAAGCCTTCAGGGAGAGCCAGAACCGGGTTGCTACGATGGCAATAATTCATGAGGAACTGTACAGGTCCCGAAATAACGAGACTCTGGACTTTTCAGCTTACCTTCAGAAACTGACTGCAGACCTGTTCCACTCATACCTTGTCCGGAAAGGAGATGTCGGTATGCAGCTCAACATCGAAGAGATTTTCCTTGGAATGGATACTGCAGTTCCTCTCGGGATAATCATCAATGAGCTTGTATCCAATTCTCTGAAACACGCGTTTCCATCGGGTAGGAAAGGTGAAATTTACATTAGTCTCTGCAGAACAGACGAAAATAATGAAAATAAAAGTATAAGTAATATCATTAATAATATGGATGCTAAGAGTCCAGTTGATAAAAATATCCAGTACATGCTGGTAATTTCGGACAATGGGTTGGGTTTTCCGGAAAATGTCGATTTCACGAACACGAGCTCTCTGGGTCTCCAGCTGGTAAATATACTTGTTGAACAACTGGAGGGCGCGATTGAACTTGAAAACGATTCGGGGACTAAGTTCAAGATCTGGTTTAAGGAGCCCTGCCAGTCATCTGAAAGAGTAACCAGTGCCAAAGGGGAGATACAATGA
- a CDS encoding amino acid kinase: MKTIRVVIKVGGSLISEAPALLDRLVKEFGSGPSEATAEEKVSDEQVSESPLFSILIVPGGGVFADAVRSADERFGLGDDAAHWMAVLGMEQYACYLQDKSPAQVTDSITEPLSGVSILFPYRLLKTEDPLPHSWDVTSDTIAAWVAKQTGSLFIKVTDVDGIFREGKLVREILASDFPENFESCIDPFLPGFLLKNRMECRIINGKFPERVIQAVYGKTVPCTTVKGNI, from the coding sequence ATGAAAACCATTCGGGTAGTTATTAAAGTGGGAGGAAGCCTGATAAGCGAAGCCCCTGCGCTCCTTGACAGGCTCGTAAAAGAATTTGGCTCCGGCCCTTCTGAAGCTACTGCGGAGGAGAAGGTTTCTGATGAGCAGGTTTCCGAAAGCCCTCTTTTTTCCATCCTTATCGTGCCCGGTGGCGGGGTGTTTGCAGACGCGGTACGGAGCGCTGACGAAAGGTTCGGGCTTGGAGATGATGCAGCTCACTGGATGGCTGTACTTGGCATGGAGCAGTACGCCTGCTACCTGCAGGACAAAAGCCCAGCTCAGGTTACGGATTCGATTACAGAACCGCTTTCCGGAGTTTCGATTCTTTTTCCTTACAGGCTTCTGAAGACCGAAGACCCTCTTCCTCACTCCTGGGACGTAACTTCGGACACAATTGCTGCCTGGGTCGCGAAGCAGACCGGATCCCTCTTCATTAAGGTTACGGATGTTGACGGAATTTTCAGGGAAGGAAAACTGGTCAGGGAGATTTTAGCCTCAGATTTTCCAGAAAATTTTGAAAGCTGTATTGACCCTTTCCTGCCCGGATTTCTCCTGAAAAACAGAATGGAATGCAGAATTATTAACGGAAAATTTCCTGAGAGGGTAATTCAGGCGGTGTACGGAAAAACTGTACCCTGTACGACGGTAAAGGGGAATATTTAA
- the grpE gene encoding nucleotide exchange factor GrpE codes for MKKSTKKESTHSKEESQTQAGNSEARKSGPSTKKAGEKTAEPEKATAGSGTEKSPEAACREENELLKDQLFRLAADFDNFKKRTARQMEENRKAVLEQVLLDFVEVTDNFERALKSAQTAEDMGSIVSGIEQLSKQFFSILQKYGLERIKCEKAGEFDPHRHEAVQHIETSEVPDNTIVDVYKPGYSLNEKVIRPALVSVARNPDETEK; via the coding sequence ATGAAGAAGTCCACTAAAAAGGAAAGTACACATTCTAAAGAAGAGAGCCAGACCCAGGCTGGAAATTCCGAAGCCCGGAAATCTGGACCTTCTACCAAAAAAGCCGGTGAAAAAACGGCAGAGCCTGAAAAAGCGACTGCAGGTTCCGGCACTGAAAAGAGTCCGGAAGCTGCCTGCAGAGAGGAAAACGAACTCCTAAAGGATCAACTTTTCCGGCTTGCAGCGGATTTTGATAACTTCAAAAAACGGACCGCCCGTCAGATGGAAGAAAACCGAAAAGCTGTGCTTGAACAGGTGCTTCTTGACTTTGTCGAAGTGACGGATAACTTCGAACGTGCCCTGAAATCTGCACAGACTGCAGAAGATATGGGTTCGATTGTAAGCGGAATCGAGCAGCTTTCAAAGCAGTTTTTCTCTATCCTGCAAAAGTACGGGCTTGAGAGAATCAAATGCGAAAAGGCAGGCGAATTTGACCCTCATAGACATGAGGCTGTCCAGCACATAGAAACTTCCGAAGTTCCGGATAATACTATAGTTGATGTTTACAAACCGGGTTATTCCCTGAACGAAAAGGTTATCAGACCCGCTCTGGTTTCAGTGGCAAGAAACCCCGACGAGACCGAAAAATAA
- a CDS encoding response regulator: protein MDKAKILVVEDQNIVALNLRNRLKNMGYIVPTIAISGEEAIRKTELTTPDLVLMDIMLKGDMDGIEAARIIKSRFSAPVIYLTACTDIGILERAKLTEPAGYISKPFKEKDLVSNIEVALQKNKLGKVTEE from the coding sequence ATGGACAAAGCAAAGATTCTGGTCGTTGAAGATCAGAATATCGTGGCCCTTAACCTTAGAAACAGGTTAAAAAACATGGGATATATCGTTCCTACTATTGCTATTTCAGGGGAAGAGGCTATACGAAAAACAGAGCTTACAACTCCTGATCTTGTTTTGATGGATATTATGTTGAAAGGGGATATGGATGGGATTGAGGCAGCCAGGATTATCAAATCCCGCTTTTCAGCACCCGTTATTTACCTTACTGCCTGTACTGATATTGGAATTCTTGAGAGGGCAAAACTAACAGAGCCTGCAGGGTATATTTCGAAACCCTTCAAAGAAAAAGATCTTGTAAGCAATATAGAGGTGGCTCTTCAGAAAAACAAATTGGGTAAAGTAACTGAAGAATAA
- a CDS encoding response regulator: MKKAKILVVEDQNIVALNIRNKLKNLGYTVPGTASTGEEAIRKAELTNADLVLMDIMLKGDMDGIEAAREIKARLKIPVLYLTAYTDDETLERAKMTEPAGYISKPFKEEDLHSNIEMALHKHRTEKKEIENSDSDE; encoded by the coding sequence ATGAAAAAAGCAAAAATTCTGGTTGTTGAAGACCAGAACATTGTCGCTCTGAACATCAGAAACAAACTCAAAAATCTGGGTTATACTGTACCCGGTACTGCGTCCACAGGAGAGGAAGCAATAAGAAAAGCAGAGCTGACTAATGCAGATCTTGTTTTGATGGATATCATGTTGAAGGGAGACATGGATGGAATTGAAGCTGCCCGTGAAATAAAAGCCCGCCTTAAAATTCCTGTCCTGTATCTGACAGCTTACACTGACGATGAGACCCTTGAAAGGGCTAAAATGACAGAGCCGGCAGGATATATTTCCAAGCCTTTCAAAGAAGAAGACCTGCACAGCAATATCGAGATGGCACTCCATAAACACAGAACCGAAAAAAAAGAGATTGAAAACTCCGACAGCGACGAATGA
- a CDS encoding ATP-grasp domain-containing protein has protein sequence MKILIAEFAVGTDIEKSLIPEGAAMLKTLAESFVRAGHEVYYPSAGTEIGAGTSFKSTAENFRQVVEKEAKKCDAGLLIAPDGMLPELNRILEENSVNLGCSPESAACCADKVLCTKVLKKAGVKAPEIAEWAEKGKKYVIKPRFGCGAEATSLVMDFEKTEAFIANDCIASEYIEGKHLSVSLIAGEKPLPLTVNRQFIEFGEKKDGAGENSEKTGISGIKYNGSLTPYPTPRKEELYETAISSVKCLGCFGYVGVDIVLSDIPYVVDVNPRPTASLFGISRVMKEEIGELLLRNRFGKLPDSVRIEGEYHFSKDMLGELFGRN, from the coding sequence ATGAAAATTCTGATTGCAGAATTCGCTGTCGGTACGGATATCGAAAAGTCCCTTATCCCGGAAGGGGCAGCTATGTTGAAAACACTTGCAGAAAGCTTTGTCCGGGCAGGGCATGAAGTGTACTATCCGTCTGCAGGTACGGAAATAGGTGCAGGCACTTCCTTTAAATCCACGGCTGAAAACTTCAGGCAGGTAGTTGAAAAGGAGGCAAAGAAATGTGATGCCGGACTTCTTATCGCTCCTGACGGAATGCTTCCCGAGCTGAACCGGATCCTTGAAGAAAATTCCGTAAACCTGGGGTGTTCACCGGAATCGGCAGCCTGTTGTGCGGACAAAGTCCTGTGCACAAAAGTCCTGAAAAAGGCTGGAGTTAAGGCTCCCGAGATTGCGGAATGGGCTGAAAAGGGCAAAAAGTATGTCATAAAGCCAAGGTTCGGATGTGGAGCAGAGGCAACATCTCTTGTTATGGATTTCGAGAAGACAGAAGCTTTCATTGCAAATGATTGCATCGCAAGCGAATATATTGAAGGAAAACACCTGAGCGTAAGCCTTATTGCCGGGGAAAAGCCGCTCCCACTTACGGTAAACCGCCAGTTCATCGAGTTTGGAGAGAAAAAGGACGGGGCAGGAGAAAATTCTGAGAAAACCGGAATCTCTGGCATAAAATACAACGGAAGCCTGACCCCATACCCTACTCCGCGAAAAGAGGAGCTCTATGAGACTGCAATTTCTTCAGTAAAATGTCTGGGTTGCTTTGGGTATGTGGGTGTGGATATCGTACTTTCGGACATTCCGTATGTCGTTGATGTAAACCCAAGGCCCACAGCTTCTTTGTTCGGGATCAGCAGGGTCATGAAGGAAGAAATCGGCGAACTTCTTCTCAGGAATAGGTTCGGCAAACTCCCAGATTCCGTGCGGATCGAAGGGGAATATCACTTTTCGAAAGATATGCTTGGCGAGCTTTTCGGAAGGAATTGA
- the thiI gene encoding tRNA uracil 4-sulfurtransferase ThiI, protein MPDIFTDNTDKQDSDPSRQGFEGQPNVVIVRYGELALKSTGVRNWYEKILMKNIAAMLDSRNIPYSLLRREWGRIFIETTDPRAAEAAADVFGVVSTSPALVTKPDLESAARTCAFLGTGLIREGESFAIRARRSGNHPFSSADVGRNCGDAVWDSLEKEGKHPRVNLTSPDKEIFVEMRQNLAYVYLETVKGVGGLPLGTQGSMVVLMSGGLDSPVAAWLMMKRGVMITPVYCNNSPYAEDAARERAFDCIRQLQTWAPGHQFATYEIPHGPNLRAFIGTCDRKNTCLLCKRMMYREAYEVMKKVGASGIITGSSLGQVASQTAANMHAEIYQLAIPIYHPLIAFDKSEIVDIARRIGTYDISTRPAGICTAVPERPEVKANYDLIVLEEKKLGIETMVGDALKAVKILKL, encoded by the coding sequence ATGCCAGATATTTTTACTGACAATACGGATAAGCAGGACTCAGATCCTTCTCGCCAGGGTTTCGAAGGTCAGCCAAATGTTGTTATAGTTAGATACGGGGAGCTTGCCCTTAAAAGCACAGGCGTTCGGAACTGGTATGAGAAAATTCTCATGAAGAACATTGCCGCTATGCTGGACTCGAGGAACATTCCGTATTCCCTGCTACGGCGAGAATGGGGAAGGATATTTATCGAGACAACAGATCCACGGGCAGCAGAAGCTGCAGCAGACGTTTTTGGAGTAGTTTCAACCTCCCCTGCATTAGTAACGAAACCGGACCTTGAGAGCGCAGCCAGAACCTGTGCCTTTCTTGGAACAGGTCTCATTCGGGAAGGAGAGTCTTTTGCCATTCGGGCAAGGAGAAGCGGAAACCATCCGTTCTCCTCAGCGGACGTGGGGAGAAACTGCGGGGATGCTGTCTGGGACTCACTTGAAAAAGAAGGAAAACATCCCAGAGTGAACCTGACTTCTCCGGATAAGGAAATTTTTGTAGAGATGCGGCAGAATCTGGCTTACGTTTATCTGGAAACGGTTAAAGGAGTGGGAGGGCTACCCCTTGGTACGCAGGGCAGTATGGTAGTGCTTATGTCCGGTGGCCTCGATTCCCCTGTAGCTGCATGGCTGATGATGAAACGCGGGGTAATGATTACGCCTGTTTACTGCAATAACTCTCCCTATGCAGAAGATGCAGCAAGGGAAAGGGCTTTTGACTGTATCCGCCAGCTTCAGACCTGGGCTCCAGGACATCAGTTCGCAACTTATGAGATCCCCCACGGTCCAAATCTAAGAGCTTTTATAGGGACATGCGATCGAAAAAACACTTGCCTCCTCTGCAAGCGCATGATGTACAGGGAAGCCTACGAAGTTATGAAGAAAGTTGGGGCAAGCGGGATTATTACCGGCTCATCTCTCGGACAGGTAGCTTCCCAGACTGCGGCCAATATGCATGCCGAAATCTACCAGCTTGCTATCCCGATCTATCACCCTTTAATCGCCTTTGACAAGAGCGAGATCGTGGATATCGCCCGCAGAATTGGAACTTATGATATCTCTACAAGGCCGGCCGGGATCTGTACCGCAGTCCCGGAACGGCCCGAAGTTAAGGCAAACTATGACCTTATAGTCCTTGAAGAAAAAAAGCTTGGGATTGAGACTATGGTTGGCGATGCTCTGAAAGCTGTAAAAATCCTCAAGCTCTGA
- a CDS encoding zinc finger domain-containing protein, with amino-acid sequence MSSQKVEYCTSCGIRLVEKGYVKFPCPQCGAEIGRCISCRQQGNVYTCPKCGFKAP; translated from the coding sequence ATGTCATCACAGAAAGTTGAATACTGTACCTCATGCGGTATCCGTCTTGTGGAGAAAGGCTATGTGAAGTTCCCCTGCCCTCAGTGTGGAGCAGAGATCGGAAGATGTATAAGCTGCAGGCAGCAGGGTAACGTGTATACCTGCCCGAAGTGCGGATTCAAAGCTCCGTGA
- a CDS encoding elongation factor 1-beta has translation MGDVAAKIKIMPESIETDLAELKEKIKAVIPAKADLHGDIVEEPIAFGLKALIVTLIVNDEEGGTEPAEEAFAKVSGVENVQVLEAYRI, from the coding sequence ATGGGTGATGTTGCAGCAAAAATTAAAATTATGCCAGAAAGCATTGAAACCGACCTTGCGGAATTGAAAGAGAAAATAAAAGCCGTAATTCCTGCAAAGGCCGACCTTCACGGAGATATTGTTGAGGAACCTATCGCTTTTGGCTTGAAGGCTCTGATTGTAACACTAATCGTTAATGACGAAGAAGGTGGAACCGAACCTGCAGAAGAAGCTTTTGCAAAAGTTTCCGGTGTCGAGAACGTTCAGGTTCTGGAAGCCTACCGCATCTGA